One Corynebacterium efficiens YS-314 DNA segment encodes these proteins:
- a CDS encoding sigma-70 family RNA polymerase sigma factor: MTVTPEATTINHPPGDDPTDAELVATYIGGDARAFATIITRHERHLKWAARRYSRNEDDAHDILQEALLKASRNMHLYRAEAALSTWLHKLVLNSGFDWAKHRTRRELAILDDTETTPAEDPRLTVDPLGYLDVALTIRQAMDQLHVDQRNALLLVDLGGYGIEDVARLEGVKPGTIKSRRARAKRQLRGLLQADFFAGGTTDPVIEEGGGISPTGAGVVK; encoded by the coding sequence GTGACAGTCACACCGGAGGCCACCACCATCAACCACCCACCGGGTGATGACCCCACCGACGCGGAACTGGTGGCCACCTACATCGGGGGAGATGCCCGGGCGTTTGCCACCATCATCACCCGCCATGAACGACACCTGAAATGGGCGGCACGCAGATACAGCCGCAACGAGGACGACGCCCACGACATCCTCCAGGAGGCACTCCTCAAAGCCAGCCGCAACATGCACCTCTACCGCGCGGAGGCAGCCCTGTCGACCTGGCTTCACAAACTCGTTCTCAACTCCGGTTTCGACTGGGCCAAACACCGCACCCGCAGGGAACTGGCCATCCTCGACGACACCGAGACCACACCCGCGGAGGATCCCCGCCTGACCGTCGACCCCCTGGGTTACCTCGATGTGGCCCTGACCATCCGCCAGGCCATGGACCAGCTCCACGTCGACCAGCGCAACGCCCTGCTCCTGGTGGACCTCGGCGGATACGGCATCGAGGATGTGGCGCGGCTCGAGGGGGTGAAACCCGGAACGATCAAGTCCCGTCGGGCCCGGGCCAAACGACAGCTGCGGGGACTGCTGCAGGCGGATTTCTTCGCCGGAGGGACGACAGACCCGGTCATAGAGGAGGGCGGGGGAATTTCCCCCACCGGTGCAGGCGTTGTGAAGTAG
- the trxB gene encoding thioredoxin-disulfide reductase has product MSEEQSKIHDVAIIGSGPAGYTAAIYAARADLKPIMFEGYEYGGSLMTTTDVENFPGFQDGIMGPELMENMRAQAERFGTDLRMELVDRVDLTGDIKKIWVGDDEYQARAVILSMGSAPRYLGIPGEKELLGRGVSACATCDGFFFRDQDIAVIGGGDSAMEEATFLTKFARSVTIVHRREEFRASAIMLERAQKNEKIRFVTNKTVEEVIENDGKVAGLKLKDTVTGELSDLDVTAMFVAIGHDPRSEMLVGQVELDSSNYVVAEHPSTRTNVPGVFAAGDLVDSHYQQAITAAGSGCRAAIDAENYLANQI; this is encoded by the coding sequence ATGTCTGAAGAACAGTCCAAGATCCACGACGTCGCCATCATCGGCTCCGGCCCCGCCGGATACACCGCGGCCATCTACGCCGCGCGTGCCGATCTCAAGCCGATCATGTTCGAGGGTTATGAATACGGCGGTTCCCTCATGACAACCACCGATGTGGAGAACTTCCCCGGTTTCCAGGACGGCATCATGGGCCCGGAGCTCATGGAGAACATGCGCGCCCAGGCCGAACGCTTCGGCACCGATCTGCGCATGGAACTCGTGGACCGCGTTGACCTCACCGGTGACATCAAGAAGATCTGGGTCGGTGATGATGAGTACCAGGCACGCGCCGTCATCCTCTCCATGGGTTCCGCACCCCGCTACCTGGGAATACCGGGTGAGAAGGAGCTGCTCGGCCGTGGCGTCTCCGCCTGCGCGACCTGCGACGGCTTCTTCTTCCGTGACCAGGACATCGCCGTCATCGGTGGCGGCGACTCCGCCATGGAGGAGGCCACCTTCCTGACCAAGTTCGCCCGCTCGGTCACCATCGTGCACCGCCGTGAGGAGTTCCGCGCCAGCGCCATCATGCTGGAGCGCGCGCAGAAGAATGAGAAGATCCGGTTTGTCACCAACAAGACCGTCGAAGAAGTCATCGAGAACGACGGCAAGGTTGCCGGCCTGAAGCTGAAGGACACCGTCACCGGTGAGCTGTCCGATCTGGATGTCACCGCCATGTTCGTGGCCATCGGCCACGATCCGCGCTCCGAGATGCTCGTGGGCCAGGTGGAGCTGGACTCCTCCAACTACGTGGTGGCCGAGCACCCCTCCACCCGCACCAACGTCCCCGGCGTCTTCGCCGCAGGTGACCTGGTGGACAGCCACTACCAGCAGGCCATCACCGCCGCCGGTTCCGGTTGCCGCGCCGCCATCGACGCGGAGAACTACCTGGCCAACCAGATATAA
- the trxA gene encoding thioredoxin, translating into MSNVIAVTEQTFKSTVVESDKPVLVDFWAEWCGPCKKLSPIIEEIAGEYGDKIVVASVDVDAERTLGAMFQIMSIPSVLIFKGGQKVDEFVGLRPKTEIVAKLEQHL; encoded by the coding sequence ATGAGCAATGTAATCGCAGTAACCGAACAGACCTTCAAATCCACCGTCGTCGAGTCCGACAAGCCGGTCCTCGTCGACTTCTGGGCGGAGTGGTGTGGGCCCTGCAAGAAGCTGAGCCCCATCATTGAGGAGATCGCCGGTGAATACGGGGACAAAATCGTTGTGGCCAGCGTCGATGTCGATGCTGAGCGCACCCTGGGTGCAATGTTTCAGATCATGTCCATCCCATCTGTGCTGATCTTCAAGGGTGGCCAGAAGGTGGACGAATTCGTGGGTCTGCGCCCCAAGACCGAGATCGTGGCAAAGCTGGAACAGCACCTCTAA